One genomic window of Nakamurella panacisegetis includes the following:
- a CDS encoding ABC transporter permease has product MSAGQIALLLVRGRTLVVLVLLVIIFGALSPDYLSQSNLITMTKHVSINAILAIGVTFVILTGGIDLSVGSIAGFASMISGGLLFNGLSLGDGKIFFSAAMVILIGIVVGALVGALNGTVITRFGVAPFITTLGMLYVARGFAQLRSNGGTFPDLSGTSARGNEGFHIIGVDSWLGIPVAVWIMVVVAAAAIIVTTRTPFGRRVFAVGGNERAAELSGIRTKRIKIAVYVISGACAALAGLLLTSELGAAYPDTATTYELNAIAAAVLGGTALSGGRGTIIGTVMGAFVIGFLTDGLVLVGVSTFWQSVVKGAVIILAVITEQAQQKLQRRLSSRTA; this is encoded by the coding sequence ATGAGCGCCGGACAGATCGCCCTCCTGCTGGTGCGCGGACGGACCCTCGTCGTTCTCGTTCTGCTCGTCATCATCTTCGGGGCGTTGTCCCCGGACTACCTGAGCCAGAGCAACTTGATCACCATGACCAAGCACGTCTCGATCAACGCCATCCTGGCCATCGGAGTCACGTTCGTCATCCTCACCGGCGGCATCGATCTGTCCGTCGGGTCCATCGCCGGATTCGCCAGCATGATCTCCGGCGGGCTCCTGTTCAACGGCCTGTCGCTGGGCGACGGGAAGATCTTCTTCTCCGCCGCGATGGTGATCCTGATCGGCATCGTCGTCGGTGCCCTGGTCGGAGCGCTCAACGGCACGGTCATCACCCGATTCGGGGTGGCACCGTTCATCACCACCCTCGGCATGCTCTACGTTGCCCGCGGTTTCGCCCAACTGCGCAGCAACGGGGGTACCTTCCCCGACTTGTCCGGAACGTCGGCGCGCGGCAACGAAGGCTTCCACATCATTGGTGTCGACTCCTGGCTCGGGATTCCGGTCGCGGTGTGGATCATGGTCGTGGTTGCTGCCGCCGCCATCATCGTGACCACCCGGACCCCCTTCGGCCGAAGGGTTTTCGCGGTCGGCGGCAACGAACGGGCGGCCGAGCTGTCCGGTATCCGCACGAAGCGGATCAAGATCGCGGTGTACGTCATCTCCGGAGCCTGCGCCGCCCTGGCCGGACTGCTGCTGACGTCCGAACTGGGCGCCGCCTACCCCGACACCGCCACCACGTACGAACTCAACGCCATCGCCGCCGCCGTCCTGGGCGGCACCGCGCTGAGCGGGGGCCGCGGCACCATCATCGGGACCGTGATGGGCGCATTCGTGATCGGCTTTCTCACCGACGGACTGGTTCTGGTCGGCGTTTCCACTTTCTGGCAGTCCGTCGTCAAGGGCGCCGTCATCATTCTGGCCGTCATCACCGAGCAGGCCCAGCAGAAATTGCAGCGCCGGCTCTCCTCCCGCACTGCTTGA
- a CDS encoding transketolase — MSTLTVDSASADAFLASRRGLGETSRDRIVTALRDLARAVRSSDVQMINRAQLGHIGGDFSVADILATLYGAVLNIDPHHPTDPERDRFILSKGHSAGALYSTLAHCGFFPLDELETFAQPLSALNGHPNRVKVPGVETNTGPLGHGFPVAVGHALAAKLQGSARRTFVVMGDGELQEGSNWEAAMTASHYHLSSLTAVVDRNRLQQGARTEDTKQLEPLSDKWTSFGFEVREIDGHDYDQLLTAFEPSTTARPVVVIANTVKGKGVSFIEDRVEWHHKVPTTEQVEAALEELNR; from the coding sequence ATGAGTACCCTGACCGTGGATTCCGCTTCGGCGGACGCCTTCCTCGCGTCGCGTCGAGGGCTGGGCGAGACCAGCCGCGACCGGATCGTCACCGCGCTGCGGGACCTTGCCCGCGCCGTGCGCTCCAGCGACGTGCAGATGATCAACCGCGCCCAGCTCGGCCATATCGGCGGGGACTTCTCCGTCGCGGACATCCTGGCCACCCTCTACGGGGCCGTGCTCAACATCGACCCGCACCATCCCACCGATCCCGAACGCGACCGGTTCATCCTGTCCAAGGGCCACAGTGCCGGCGCTCTGTACTCCACCCTGGCCCACTGCGGGTTCTTCCCGCTCGACGAACTGGAAACCTTCGCCCAACCGCTCTCGGCCCTCAACGGCCATCCCAACCGGGTCAAGGTTCCCGGCGTGGAGACCAACACCGGGCCCCTTGGCCACGGATTCCCGGTGGCCGTCGGCCACGCGCTGGCCGCGAAGCTGCAGGGTTCGGCCCGTCGCACTTTCGTGGTGATGGGTGACGGCGAACTGCAGGAGGGCAGCAACTGGGAAGCCGCGATGACTGCCTCGCACTATCACCTGTCGTCGTTGACCGCGGTGGTCGACCGGAACCGCCTGCAGCAGGGCGCTCGCACCGAGGACACCAAGCAGCTCGAACCGCTGTCGGACAAGTGGACCAGTTTCGGGTTCGAGGTCCGCGAGATCGACGGGCACGACTACGACCAGCTACTGACGGCGTTCGAACCGTCGACCACCGCCCGGCCGGTGGTCGTCATCGCCAACACCGTCAAGGGAAAGGGCGTGTCCTTCATCGAGGACCGCGTCGAATGGCACCACAAGGTACCCACCACCGAACAGGTCGAAGCCGCACTCGAGGAGCTGAACCGATGA
- a CDS encoding DUF1593 domain-containing protein: protein MRSTLKFRDRGGIGLKLSAALLLATTTIGLGVGADASASAPRSPHSETASITPAGHSESKKPRTVVTTDMEQDDLASLIRYLFYTNDLDTEGIIYTSSRYHFAGDGKGTPFFLPGREYTTPQTSWRWTGTSTIQNDVLTAYAKVYPNLKKQDPDYPAPSGLLSRVKVGNIDFEGEMDHDTAGSDLIKKLLLDNDPRPLYLQAWGGTNTIARALQSISEQYSKSPRWADIKAKVTHKAVILASGFQDETYANYISVKWPLLKVEQLSAGYSTWGYNCNRGAGNLRGLPDDGKYFQGAWIKANIQVGPLGSLYRSWLDGQSMPGDPLDIFGDPVAAKTGWCPPQNKYDFLSEGDNVAYLPLLNTGIEDPADPLLGSWGGRATQTTTSPNLWTMVPTELGADGTAVKNYTTARWQAAVQNDFAARVQWSLTPRYRDANHAPRVTIAAGPTINVVAGQTLALRGSTSDPDRDRVAVKWWQYAEEGTYAGSVTFSRGTSSSTTVTVPADARPGQTISVILQGTDNGEFPLTRYARVTLQVV, encoded by the coding sequence ATGCGTTCCACGTTGAAGTTCCGCGACAGGGGCGGGATCGGCTTGAAATTGAGCGCCGCCCTTCTTCTCGCCACCACCACGATCGGGCTGGGGGTAGGCGCCGACGCGAGTGCCAGTGCTCCGCGCAGTCCGCACAGCGAGACAGCGTCGATCACGCCCGCGGGTCATTCCGAGTCGAAGAAGCCTCGAACGGTCGTGACCACCGACATGGAGCAGGACGACCTGGCCTCGCTGATCCGGTACCTGTTCTACACCAACGACCTGGACACCGAGGGCATCATCTACACCAGCAGCCGGTACCACTTTGCCGGCGATGGCAAGGGCACCCCGTTCTTCCTGCCCGGCCGGGAATACACCACGCCGCAGACGTCCTGGCGGTGGACCGGCACCAGCACGATCCAGAACGACGTCCTCACGGCGTACGCCAAGGTCTACCCGAACCTGAAGAAGCAGGACCCGGACTACCCGGCACCGTCCGGCCTGCTGTCCAGGGTCAAGGTCGGCAACATCGACTTCGAGGGGGAGATGGACCACGACACGGCCGGTTCGGATCTGATCAAGAAGCTGTTGCTGGACAACGATCCCCGCCCCCTGTACCTCCAGGCCTGGGGAGGGACTAACACGATCGCGCGGGCGCTGCAGTCCATCAGCGAGCAGTACTCCAAGTCTCCGCGGTGGGCCGACATCAAGGCGAAGGTGACCCACAAGGCCGTCATCCTGGCCAGCGGCTTCCAGGACGAGACCTACGCCAACTACATCTCGGTCAAGTGGCCACTGCTCAAGGTCGAGCAGCTCTCCGCCGGCTACAGCACCTGGGGCTACAACTGCAACCGGGGCGCCGGGAACCTCCGCGGACTTCCGGATGACGGCAAGTACTTCCAGGGAGCATGGATCAAGGCGAACATCCAGGTCGGTCCATTGGGTTCGCTGTACCGGTCCTGGCTGGACGGCCAGTCGATGCCGGGTGACCCGCTGGACATCTTCGGTGACCCGGTCGCCGCCAAAACCGGGTGGTGCCCGCCCCAGAACAAGTACGACTTCCTGTCCGAGGGTGACAATGTCGCCTATCTCCCGCTGTTGAACACGGGGATCGAAGATCCGGCCGACCCGCTCCTGGGCAGCTGGGGCGGCCGCGCCACCCAGACCACCACGTCCCCCAACCTGTGGACCATGGTGCCGACCGAGCTCGGGGCCGACGGGACAGCGGTCAAGAACTACACCACCGCCCGCTGGCAGGCGGCCGTACAGAATGACTTCGCCGCTCGCGTGCAGTGGAGCCTGACGCCGCGTTACCGAGACGCGAACCACGCGCCCAGGGTCACCATTGCCGCCGGCCCCACCATCAACGTGGTGGCCGGGCAGACACTCGCCCTGCGCGGGAGCACCAGCGACCCCGATCGCGATCGAGTCGCCGTCAAGTGGTGGCAGTACGCCGAGGAGGGCACATATGCCGGCTCGGTGACCTTCAGTCGGGGCACCTCGTCATCGACCACGGTGACCGTGCCGGCCGACGCCCGACCGGGCCAGACCATCTCCGTGATCCTGCAGGGCACGGACAACGGGGAGTTCCCGCTCACCCGGTATGCGCGGGTGACGCTGCAGGTCGTGTGA
- a CDS encoding DUF2291 family protein: MIVLLAAAVVFLAGCSMPGLWTYESNGQGTSGAGAFDATTYVDGIWSSKVVTTVEQKAVDAATLLPAIKADKAAAATKYGVAATATGGSPTFLIKGSGKVTKLDATNPNGPVTVSVGGQDVQIVTGPVIIGTALRDAVGITFSEFTNQIDYQNVGTQLNNRVKKDVVAPVKSSLAVGKTVAFDGVFTLLSPTSISIVPTKLAVSS; encoded by the coding sequence ATGATTGTGCTCCTGGCCGCCGCCGTGGTGTTCCTGGCGGGATGCAGCATGCCTGGTCTGTGGACCTACGAATCAAATGGGCAGGGCACCAGCGGCGCCGGCGCCTTCGACGCCACCACCTACGTAGACGGCATCTGGTCCAGCAAAGTGGTGACAACGGTCGAGCAGAAGGCGGTCGACGCCGCGACCCTGCTCCCGGCGATCAAGGCCGACAAGGCAGCCGCCGCCACCAAGTACGGGGTGGCGGCCACGGCCACCGGCGGCTCTCCCACCTTCCTGATCAAAGGCAGCGGCAAGGTCACCAAGCTCGACGCGACGAACCCGAACGGACCGGTCACCGTGTCGGTCGGCGGGCAGGACGTCCAGATCGTGACCGGACCGGTCATCATCGGCACCGCTCTGCGCGATGCGGTCGGGATCACCTTCAGCGAATTCACCAACCAGATCGACTACCAGAACGTCGGCACGCAGCTGAACAACCGCGTCAAGAAGGATGTGGTGGCACCGGTCAAGAGCAGCCTCGCGGTCGGCAAGACCGTCGCCTTCGACGGTGTCTTCACCTTGCTGTCACCGACCAGCATCAGCATCGTGCCGACGAAACTGGCGGTCTCGTCATGA
- a CDS encoding transketolase family protein produces the protein MTAAVQVPTFDCRKAFAEELIALAREDDRIVAVCNDSVGSSNLTGFRDEFPDRLINVGIAEQDLVGVGAGLANGGMIPFVSAAAPFLTGRALEQIKADIAYSRAKVVLCGQSPGMAYGELGPTHHSIEDLSWIRAVADLPIVVPADPAQTRAAVRWAAYHSGPSYLRIGRFPVPAVHADDTVFEPGRINQLTDGVDITVVATGTMVSRALEAAETLRAEGISLRVLNVSFIEPLDTEAILRAAEETAGVITAEEATSTGGLGAAVASLLSQHRPTPMRILGIDRQFAPTGSTEFLLDYFGLNAAGIASAARELSAR, from the coding sequence ATGACCGCCGCCGTGCAGGTCCCCACCTTCGATTGCCGCAAGGCATTCGCCGAGGAGCTCATCGCCCTCGCTCGCGAGGACGACCGGATCGTCGCCGTCTGCAACGATTCGGTCGGGTCCAGCAACCTCACCGGGTTCCGGGACGAGTTCCCGGACCGGCTCATCAACGTCGGCATCGCCGAGCAGGACCTGGTCGGCGTCGGCGCCGGCCTGGCCAACGGCGGGATGATCCCGTTCGTCTCCGCCGCCGCCCCGTTCCTCACCGGGCGGGCCCTGGAACAGATCAAGGCCGACATCGCCTACAGCCGGGCCAAGGTCGTGCTCTGCGGGCAGTCCCCCGGGATGGCCTACGGCGAACTCGGCCCGACCCACCACTCCATCGAGGACCTGTCCTGGATCCGGGCCGTGGCCGACCTCCCGATCGTCGTGCCCGCAGATCCGGCGCAGACGCGCGCGGCCGTCCGCTGGGCGGCTTACCACTCCGGGCCCAGCTACCTGCGGATCGGACGGTTCCCCGTGCCGGCCGTGCACGCAGACGACACCGTCTTCGAACCAGGCCGGATCAACCAACTGACCGACGGCGTCGACATCACCGTGGTCGCCACCGGAACCATGGTCTCGCGAGCCCTGGAGGCAGCCGAAACCCTTCGGGCCGAGGGTATCTCGCTTCGCGTGCTGAACGTGTCGTTCATCGAGCCGCTGGACACCGAGGCGATCCTGCGGGCGGCCGAGGAGACCGCGGGGGTGATCACCGCTGAGGAGGCCACGTCCACCGGCGGTCTGGGCGCCGCAGTGGCCAGCCTGCTGTCCCAGCACCGACCGACCCCGATGCGGATCCTCGGCATCGATCGCCAGTTCGCGC
- a CDS encoding D-ribose ABC transporter substrate-binding protein has protein sequence MITSKATAWRKVLYSAGAVTLLTVTAACGSSSTAATGSSSAAAATSAATSAAPAATTSAASSAPVVASSAPGSSAAAASSAPASGSGTGGGGGAGKLIVIITPSPDNVFFKAEQDAAKAEAVKLGYQTLVISHDDDPTKQSQAIDTAISRKAAAIILDNAGADVTVTAVQRAKDAGIPSFLIDREINKTGVAAAQIVSNNAQGAALGGQEFATAMGGKGEYAELTGKATDTNAGVRSQGYHSILDQYSDMKMVAQQSANWDQAEALSKTQTILQAHPNIKGIIAGNDTMALGAEAALAAAGKTNVIVTGFDGSPDVVASILKGGIDATVLQPASQIAQMAVQQADKFIASGSTGKDEKQSVDCVLVNKVNAKTVKNFAVTS, from the coding sequence ATGATCACGTCAAAGGCGACCGCATGGCGAAAGGTCCTCTATTCGGCCGGAGCAGTCACGCTGCTCACCGTCACTGCGGCCTGCGGCTCCAGTAGCACCGCAGCGACCGGCTCCAGTTCGGCCGCCGCCGCCACCTCGGCCGCCACCTCGGCCGCACCGGCGGCCACGACCAGCGCCGCCTCCAGCGCCCCGGTCGTGGCCTCGAGTGCGCCCGGTTCGTCCGCCGCCGCCGCCTCGAGCGCCCCGGCGTCGGGGTCCGGCACGGGCGGAGGCGGGGGCGCCGGCAAGCTGATCGTCATCATCACCCCGTCCCCGGACAACGTGTTCTTCAAGGCAGAGCAGGATGCCGCCAAGGCCGAGGCCGTCAAGCTCGGATATCAGACATTGGTGATCAGCCACGACGACGACCCGACCAAGCAGAGCCAGGCGATCGACACGGCCATCTCCCGCAAGGCCGCGGCGATCATCCTCGACAACGCCGGTGCCGACGTCACCGTCACCGCCGTGCAGCGGGCCAAGGACGCCGGCATCCCGTCGTTCCTGATCGACCGCGAGATCAACAAGACCGGGGTCGCCGCCGCGCAGATCGTCTCCAACAATGCACAGGGTGCTGCCCTGGGTGGCCAGGAGTTCGCCACCGCCATGGGCGGCAAGGGTGAATACGCCGAACTGACCGGGAAGGCCACCGATACCAACGCCGGTGTCCGGTCACAGGGCTACCACTCGATCCTGGACCAGTACTCCGATATGAAGATGGTGGCGCAGCAGTCGGCCAACTGGGACCAGGCCGAGGCCCTGTCCAAGACCCAGACGATCCTGCAGGCCCACCCCAACATCAAGGGCATCATCGCCGGTAACGACACCATGGCGCTGGGGGCCGAGGCCGCTCTGGCCGCCGCCGGGAAGACCAATGTGATCGTCACCGGCTTCGACGGAAGCCCCGACGTCGTGGCGTCCATCCTGAAGGGCGGCATCGACGCCACCGTGCTCCAGCCGGCCAGTCAGATCGCCCAGATGGCGGTCCAGCAGGCCGACAAGTTCATCGCCAGCGGCTCCACCGGGAAGGACGAGAAGCAGTCGGTCGACTGCGTGCTGGTGAACAAGGTCAACGCCAAGACGGTCAAGAACTTCGCCGTCACCTCCTGA
- a CDS encoding sugar ABC transporter ATP-binding protein, which produces MTSADPVGPPTPDDVLLVAENVSKNYGGVMALKDVNFKAYRGKVNVLVGENGAGKSTLMKILSGSVEPTTGRILIEGEPVSLGSPREAQALGIGIIHQELSLFPNMSIAENMFAGREPRKGRRFVDFNRERSQARAVLARLGQNLNPNTLVSDLPIGQQQLVEIGKVLLEDVRILIMDEPTSALSNHEVDVLFGVMEDLRKQDVTIIYISHKLDEFRRIGDYVTVFRDGNLVASESMTRTDTAWIVRQMVGRDPNSLFSRSGVAPGEVILDVSHLTAPGPVRPLVDDVSLTVAAGEIVGIYGLMGAGRTELMECLMGTREAAAGEVRIKGQLETEGTVQSRLRAGLALVPEDRQRDGLVQVMSVKDNVVLSVLGKLKKWGVLPPGNVHQIAAQKVKDLTIRIPGLDAPVTSLSGGNQQKVVLARALLTEPVVLLLDEPTRGVDVGAKSQIATIMADLAREGYGVLFISSELAEVIAMADRVIVMAKGRVTAQFSAEDVTEEKLVAASASDSVLEGIQ; this is translated from the coding sequence ATGACTTCGGCCGACCCGGTGGGGCCGCCGACGCCGGACGACGTCCTGTTGGTGGCCGAGAACGTCAGCAAGAACTACGGCGGTGTCATGGCCCTCAAGGACGTGAACTTCAAGGCCTACCGCGGCAAGGTGAACGTCCTGGTCGGCGAGAACGGTGCCGGCAAATCGACCCTCATGAAGATCCTTTCCGGGTCGGTGGAACCGACCACCGGGCGGATCTTGATCGAGGGTGAACCGGTCAGCCTGGGCAGCCCCCGCGAGGCGCAGGCCCTCGGCATCGGCATCATCCACCAGGAACTCAGCCTGTTTCCGAACATGTCCATCGCCGAGAACATGTTCGCCGGACGGGAACCACGCAAAGGTCGCCGCTTCGTCGACTTCAACCGGGAACGCAGCCAGGCCCGCGCGGTGCTGGCCCGACTCGGCCAGAACCTGAATCCGAACACCCTGGTCTCCGACCTGCCGATCGGCCAGCAGCAGTTGGTCGAGATCGGAAAGGTCCTCCTGGAGGACGTGCGCATCCTGATCATGGACGAGCCGACTTCGGCCCTGTCCAACCACGAGGTGGATGTCCTGTTCGGGGTGATGGAGGACCTCCGCAAGCAGGACGTCACGATCATCTACATCTCGCACAAACTGGACGAATTCCGCCGAATCGGGGACTACGTCACGGTCTTCCGGGACGGCAACCTGGTCGCGTCGGAATCGATGACCCGGACGGACACTGCCTGGATCGTCCGGCAGATGGTCGGCCGGGACCCCAATAGCCTGTTCAGCCGCAGTGGCGTAGCGCCCGGTGAGGTCATCCTGGACGTCTCCCACCTCACCGCACCCGGCCCGGTGCGGCCCCTGGTGGACGACGTCTCCCTGACCGTCGCCGCCGGCGAGATCGTCGGAATCTACGGCCTGATGGGAGCCGGACGGACCGAGCTCATGGAATGCCTGATGGGCACCCGGGAAGCCGCCGCCGGTGAGGTCCGGATCAAAGGTCAGCTGGAAACCGAGGGAACCGTCCAGAGCCGGCTGCGAGCCGGCTTGGCCCTGGTTCCCGAGGATCGGCAGCGCGACGGTCTGGTCCAGGTGATGTCGGTCAAGGACAACGTGGTGCTCTCGGTCCTGGGCAAGCTGAAGAAGTGGGGCGTCCTGCCCCCGGGCAACGTGCACCAGATCGCCGCCCAGAAGGTGAAGGATCTGACCATCAGGATCCCCGGGCTCGACGCTCCGGTGACCTCCCTGTCCGGCGGCAATCAGCAGAAGGTCGTCCTCGCCCGCGCGCTGCTCACCGAACCGGTCGTACTACTGCTCGACGAACCGACGCGGGGCGTCGACGTCGGCGCGAAATCGCAGATCGCCACGATCATGGCCGATCTGGCTCGCGAAGGTTACGGCGTCCTGTTCATCTCCTCCGAACTGGCCGAAGTCATCGCGATGGCCGACCGCGTGATCGTGATGGCCAAGGGTCGTGTGACCGCGCAGTTCTCGGCTGAAGACGTGACCGAAGAGAAGTTGGTTGCCGCCTCGGCTTCCGACAGTGTTCTGGAAGGAATCCAATGA